The nucleotide window ATAAGCGGTTTGCAGTATGGTGAGAAAGTGGTACTGAATCCACCAAAAGGGTTGAAGGATGGGTCAAAAATTAAAGTTATTGAGGAATAAAATTGGATTCCCTGAAAGATATAGTATTAATCAAAAATCTCTATAAAAGCTATAAAAGAGACGAACAAATAATCCCGGTCCTTTCTAATCTGTCATTGACCGTTAAAGATGCAGACTTTATCGCTTTGATGGGACCATCTGGTTCAGGAAAAAGCACATTACTAAACATAATAGCGGGTATTGATTCTGCCGATAGCGGAGAAGTGATTGTAAATGGTGTTAATATCTCAAATTTGTCAGAAGAAGAGCTTACTAAGTGGCGTCTTTTAAATGTCGGTTTTATATTTCAGTTTTATAATCTTATCCCTGTGCTGACTGCCTATGAAAATGTTTTGCTACCGCTGATGCTGACAAATCTATCAAAGACCGAAAAAAAAGAACATACCGACTTTGCCCTTGAACTTGTGGGATTATCCGACAGAAAGGATCATTATCCTAACCAGCTTTCAGGGGGACAACAACAAAGGGTCGCAATTGCAAGGGCTATTGTAACTGATCCTGCAATTATTGTTGCCGATGAGCCCACCGGCGATCTGGATAAAAACTCTGCATTACAGGTGCTTGATTTGATTAACAGACTTAATGAAGAACTTAAAAAGACCATTATTATGGTAACCCATGACCCGAGGGCTGCAAAATGTGCAAAAAACATAAAATACCTCGATAAGGGTGAGCTTATTGATGATATTTCTAAGATATCTTTTTAAAAACCTGACAAGACATAAGTTAAGAACCACCCTCACCATCCTTGGTATTGCAACTGCCATACTGTCCTTTGGTCTTCTCAGAACCATAGTTAACGCATGGTATGCAGG belongs to Thermodesulfovibrionales bacterium and includes:
- a CDS encoding ABC transporter ATP-binding protein, whose amino-acid sequence is MDSLKDIVLIKNLYKSYKRDEQIIPVLSNLSLTVKDADFIALMGPSGSGKSTLLNIIAGIDSADSGEVIVNGVNISNLSEEELTKWRLLNVGFIFQFYNLIPVLTAYENVLLPLMLTNLSKTEKKEHTDFALELVGLSDRKDHYPNQLSGGQQQRVAIARAIVTDPAIIVADEPTGDLDKNSALQVLDLINRLNEELKKTIIMVTHDPRAAKCAKNIKYLDKGELIDDISKISF